From Phragmites australis chromosome 5, lpPhrAust1.1, whole genome shotgun sequence, a single genomic window includes:
- the LOC133919208 gene encoding BTB/POZ domain-containing protein At1g67900-like, whose translation MKFMKLGTRPDTFFTSDSVRSVCTEVATDLQILVDDCVYHLHKFPLLSKCMLLQALCADSGGGDVVELPGFPGGGEAFEACAKFCYGITVTVSARNLVPLRCAAAHLGMSEAADRGNLAAKLDAFLASCLLRRWKDALGVLHSTRHYAPLCEDLGLTSRCVDAVAALITNPDTAFPARSTSVSPWWAHDIAELGVDLFWRIMVAVKATGAVNEKTVGDALKAYARRWLPNVAKDGLTADQPFDGADASVKQISTRHRLLLEKIVSLLPAERDAVSCGFLLKLLKAANILSASKAELVRRVAWQLEEASVADLLIPSLSCVSETLYDVDAVAAILDEFALRHAAAAPAQPPLALSGSPDDSPAHSGGHRRSRSAESVSFDGTRRSLSAAPVSQGALARVGRLVDGFLVVAAKDPNLPLDKLLAIAEAVPEGARPEHDGLYKVVDTYLQAHPEMSKSARKRLCRVLNCRKLSEKACTHAAQNELLPLRVVVQVLFFEHARAVALSGGHAVATDLPSNIRALLSKSGSEDDETDRVDEQRLRALASGASPGDDWSVEGLRRAASKIATLRMKLEEEDDDDDHAADEFARKAGLARSASLRFRAFCAIPAGKPKRVLSKLWPLGRSGTISH comes from the exons ATGAAGTTTATGAAACTTGGCACCCGGCCTGACACCTTCTTCACCTCTGACTCCGTGAG GTCTGTCTGCACAGAGGTGGCCACTGACCTGCAAATCTTGGTGGATGACTGCGTGTATCATCTCCACAAG TTTCCGCTGCTCTCGAAATGCATGCTTCTGCAAGCGCTCtgcgccgactccggcggcggcgacgtcgtCGAGCTCCCGGGCTTCCCAGGCGGCGGGGAGGCGTTCGAGGCCTGCGCCAAGTTCTGCTACGGCATCACAGTTACGGTGAGCGCGCGCAACCTCGTCCCGCTCCGGTGCGCGGCCGCGCACCTCGGCATGTCCGAGGCCGCCGACCGCGGCAACCTCGCGGCCAAGCTCGACGCGTTCCTCGCCTCCTGCCTCCTCCGCCGCTGGAAGGATGCGCTCGGAGTGCTCCACTCCACGCGCCACTACGCCCCGctctgcgaggacctcggcctCACGTCCCGCTGTGTGGACGCCGTGGCCGCCCTCATCACCAACCCCGACACCGCCTTTCCAGCCAGGTCGACGTCGGTGTCGCCGTGGTGGGCGCACGACATCGCCGAGCTCGGCGTCGACCTGTTCTGGCGGATCATGGTGGCCGTCAAGGCGACTGGCGCCGTCAACGAGAAGACTGTCGGGGACGCGCTCAAGGCGTACGCGCGGCGGTGGCTGCCGAATGTCGCCAAGGATGGGCTCACCGCGGACCAGCCGTTTGACGGCGCCGACGCCAGCGTGAAGCAGATCTCTACGAGGCATCGCCTCCTGCTCGAGAAGATCGTGAGCCTGCTCCCGGCGGAGAGGGACGCCGTGTCATGCGGGTTCCTGCTCAAGCTCCTCAAGGCGGCCAACATCCTCAGCGCGTCCAAGGCGGAACTGGTGAGGAGAGTGGCATGGCAGCTCGAGGAGGCCAGCGTCGCTGACCTGCTGATCCCGTCGCTGTCCTGTGTCAGCGAGACACTGTACGACGTGGACGCCGTGGCGGCCATCCTCGATGAGTTCGCGCTGCGGCACGCTGCGGCCGCGCCGGCGCAGCCGCCACTGGCTCTGTCTGGGAGCCCCGACGATAGTCCGGCGCACTCGGGCGGCCACCGGCGGTCACGCTCGGCAGAGAGCGTGAGCTTCGACGGCACTCGGCGGTCGTTGTCGGCCGCTCCCGTATCGCAAGGCGCGCTGGCAAGGGTGGGCAGGCTGGTGGACGGGTTCTTGGTGGTGGCGGCCAAGGACCCCAACCTGCCGCTGGACAAGCTGCTCGCCATTGCCGAGGCAGTGCCGGAGGGCGCCCGGCCTGAGCACGATGGCCTCTACAAAGTCGTCGACACGTACCTTCag GCGCATCCGGAGATGAGCAAGAGCGCGAGAAAGCGACTGTGCCGGGTGCTCAACTGCCGGAAGCTGTCGGAGAAGGCGTGCACACACGCGGCGCAGAACGAGCTGCTCCCACTCCGCGTGGTCGTGCAGGTGCTCTTCTTCGAGCACGCGCGCGCGGTGGCGCTGTCGGGCGGCCACGCCGTCGCCACGGACCTGCCGAGCAACATTCGGGCGCTGCTGTCCAAGTCCGGGTCGGAGGACGACGAAACCGACCGCGTCGACGAGCAGCGGCTCCGGGCGCTCGCGTCGGGCGCGTCCCCGGGCGACGACTGGAGCGTGGAGGGGCTCCGGCGCGCGGCGTCCAAGATCGCCACGCTGCGGATGaagctggaggaggaggacgacgacgacgaccacgCCGCCGACGAGTTCGCGCGCAAGGCCGGGCTGGCGCGCAGCGCGTCGCTGCGGTTCAGGGCGTTCTGCGCCATCCCGGCCGGGAAGCCGAAGCGGGTGCTGAGCAAGCTGTGGCCGCTCGGCAGAAGCGGCACCATTAGCCACTAG